One window of Hyphomicrobiales bacterium genomic DNA carries:
- the carA gene encoding glutamine-hydrolyzing carbamoyl-phosphate synthase small subunit produces MNSTDAKSRHVPAWPAEHEERPTGVLVLADGLVIRGRAIGAVGSAAGEVCFNTAMTGYQEILTDPSYAGQIITFTFPHIGNVGTNSEDSETFNLAARSGVRGCIMRADVTGPSNYRAVQHLDEWLKARGIIGLCGIDTRALTARIRERGMPNGVIAHDPLGRFDLDRLAHEARNWSGIDGADLASEVTTAQSATWDEGTWAWGQGYRRPDDLGFHVVAVDYGLKRNILRCLVAAGCRVTVVPAETSAEAILARGPDGIFLSNGPGDPAATGSYAVPIIEKLVASGKPLFGICLGHQMLALALGARTSKMHQGHHGANHPVKDHTTGKVEITSMNHGFTVDRESLPETVEETHVSLFDGSNCGIRLKGRPVFSVQYHPEASPGPQDSHYLFARFVEMMRTGKTGRREIGRP; encoded by the coding sequence ATGAACAGCACCGACGCAAAGTCGCGGCACGTCCCTGCATGGCCTGCCGAACACGAGGAACGCCCGACCGGCGTGCTCGTTCTCGCCGACGGTCTGGTGATCCGCGGCCGGGCAATTGGCGCGGTCGGGAGCGCGGCCGGGGAGGTTTGCTTCAATACCGCCATGACGGGCTACCAGGAGATCCTCACCGACCCGTCGTACGCCGGACAGATCATCACCTTCACATTTCCCCACATCGGCAACGTCGGCACGAACTCCGAGGACAGCGAAACCTTCAATCTCGCGGCCCGATCCGGTGTGCGCGGTTGCATCATGCGGGCCGACGTCACGGGACCGAGCAACTACCGGGCCGTCCAGCATCTCGACGAATGGCTGAAGGCGCGCGGCATCATCGGGCTTTGCGGCATCGACACCCGCGCGCTCACCGCGCGCATCCGCGAGCGTGGCATGCCGAATGGCGTCATCGCCCACGATCCGCTCGGCCGGTTCGACCTCGATCGCCTCGCCCATGAGGCAAGGAACTGGTCGGGTATCGACGGCGCCGATCTCGCGAGTGAGGTCACGACGGCGCAGTCTGCTACCTGGGACGAGGGCACCTGGGCGTGGGGCCAAGGCTATCGCCGGCCGGACGATCTCGGGTTCCATGTAGTGGCAGTGGACTACGGTTTGAAGAGGAACATCCTTCGGTGCCTCGTGGCGGCCGGCTGCCGGGTGACCGTCGTGCCAGCCGAAACCAGCGCCGAGGCGATCCTGGCGCGCGGGCCGGACGGGATATTCCTGTCCAACGGCCCCGGCGATCCGGCCGCAACGGGGAGTTACGCGGTGCCGATCATCGAGAAGCTGGTGGCGAGCGGCAAGCCGCTGTTCGGCATCTGCCTCGGCCACCAGATGCTGGCCCTCGCGCTCGGCGCACGCACCAGCAAGATGCACCAAGGGCACCACGGGGCGAACCATCCGGTCAAGGACCACACGACCGGCAAGGTCGAGATCACCTCGATGAACCACGGCTTCACGGTCGATCGCGAGAGCCTGCCCGAGACCGTCGAGGAAACGCACGTCTCGCTGTTCGACGGCTCGAACTGCGGCATCCGCCTCAAGGGCCGTCCGGTGTTCTCGGTGCAATACCACCCCGAGGCGTCGCCCGGCCCGCAGGACAGCCACTACCTTTTTGCGCGGTTCGTCGAGATGATGCGCACGGGCAAAACGGGCCGGCGCGAGATCGGCCGGCCATGA